One part of the Triplophysa rosa linkage group LG5, Trosa_1v2, whole genome shotgun sequence genome encodes these proteins:
- the LOC130554223 gene encoding gastrula zinc finger protein XlCGF8.2DB-like: MRFHTGERPFTCVQCGKSFSDKKNLDTHMRTHTGERPYTCVQCVKSFSDKINLDSHMRFHTGERPYSCFQCVKSFTYKIIFDFHMRFHTGDCPYFCFHCVKSFIQKNSFDFHIRFHTGERPYFCFHCVKSFSHKNSLVVHMRIHTGDCPYTCPQCVKSFTQKNSFDFHIRFHTGERPYTCSQCEKSFLQKYSLVFHIRFHTGERPYTCPQCEKSFIQKISLETHMRIHTGECPYLCVHCGKSFTYKRNLDTHMRTHTGEKPQV; the protein is encoded by the coding sequence ATGAGatttcacactggagagcgtccattcacttgtgttcagtgtggaaagagtttttcagataaaaaaaatcttgatacccacatgagaactcacactggagagcgtccatacacatgtgttcagtgtgtaaAGAGTTTTTCAGATAAAATAAATCTTGATTCCCATATGAGatttcacactggagagcgtccatacTCATGTTTTCAGTGTGTAAAGAGtttcacatataaaataatttttgattTCCACATGAGATTTCATACTGGAGATTGTCCAtacttttgttttcattgtgtaaagagtttcatacaaaaaaatagttttgatttCCACATTAGATTTCATACTGGAGAGCGTCCTtacttttgttttcattgtgtaaaGAGTTTCTCTCATAAAAATAGTCTTGTtgtccacatgagaattcatACTGGAGATTGTCCttacacatgtcctcagtgtgtaaagagtttcacacaaaaaaatagttttgatttCCACATTAGATTTCATACTGGAGAGCGTCCGTACACatgttctcagtgtgaaaagagtttctTACAAAAATACAGTCTTGTTTTCCACATTAGATTTCATACTGGAGAGCGTCCTTACACTTGtcctcagtgtgaaaagagtttcatACAAAAAATCAGTCTTGAGacccacatgagaattcacactggagagtgTCCGTACTTGTGTGTtcactgtggaaagagtttcacataCAAGAGAAATCTTGATACCCACATGAGAACTCATACTGGGGAAAAGCCACAGGTTTAG
- the LOC130554205 gene encoding oocyte zinc finger protein XlCOF6-like, whose protein sequence is MRIHTGERPYTCVQCGKSYTLKHNLQAHMRIHTGERPYTCVQCEKSFSDKRNLDVHMRVHTGERPYTCVQCGKSFSDKKNLETHMRTHTGERPYTCVQCGKSFSDKKNLETHMRTHSGERPYTCVQCEKSFTDKRNLDAHMRTHTGERPYACPQCGKSFTQKTSVDVHMRSHTGERPYTCPQCEKSFIQKKSVDVHMRSHTGERPYTCPQCEKSYSHKNSLVAHMRTHTGERPYTCPQCGKSFTQKKSVDVHMRTHTGERPYTCSQCEKSFIQKNSLDIHIRCHTGERPYTCPQCEKSFIQKISLETHMRIHTGECPYLCVHCGKSFTYKRNLDTHMRTHTGEKPHV, encoded by the coding sequence atgagaattcacactggagagcgtccatacacatgtgttcagtgtggaaagagttacacattaaaacataaTCTTCAAGctcacatgagaattcacactggagagcgcccatacacatgtgttcagtgtgaaaagagtttttcagataaaagaaatcttgatgtccacatgagagttcacactggagagcgtccatacacatgtgttcagtgtggaaagagtttttcagataaaaaaaatcttgagacccacatgagaactcacactggagagcgtccatacacatgtgttcagtgtggaaagagtttttcagataaaaaaaatcttgagacccacatgagaactcactctggagagcgtccatacacatgtgttcagtgtgaaaagagtttcacagataaaagaaatcttgatgcccacatgagaactcacactggagagcgacCATAcgcatgtcctcagtgtggaaagagtttcacacaaaaaacaagTGTTGATGTCCACATGAGAAGTCATactggagagcgtccatacacatgtcctcagtgtgaaaagagtttcatACAAAAAAAAAGTGTTGATGTCCACATGAGAAGTCATACTGGAGAGCGCCCgtacacatgtcctcagtgtgaaaagagttaCTCGCACAAAAACAGTCTTGTTGCCCACATGAGAACTCATACTGGAGAGCGTCCgtacacatgtcctcagtgtggaaagagtttcacacaaaaaaaaagtgTTGATGTCCACATGAGAACTCATACTGGAGAGCGTCCGTACACatgttctcagtgtgaaaagagtttcatACAAAAAAACAGTCTTGATATCCACATAAGATGTCACACCGGAGAGCGCCCgtacacatgtcctcagtgtgaaaagagtttcatACAAAAAATCAGTCTTGAGacccacatgagaattcacactggagagtgTCCGTACTTGTGTGTtcactgtggaaagagtttcacataCAAGAGAAATCTTGATACCCACATGAGAACTCATACTGGGGAAAAGCCACATGTTTAG